A window from Salarias fasciatus chromosome 11, fSalaFa1.1, whole genome shotgun sequence encodes these proteins:
- the LOC115397468 gene encoding C-reactive protein-like: MRKQREYKTPYSCSFSLQHPEPNAKMAFLLLFVMLTACAASPQDLSGQVFTFPEETNTTYVRLNASVQSFSAVTVCLRFITDLSRSHSLFSLATPSAANAFQIRTDPVSSGFIVFVNNRVVRFWGLNYTPNRWHSICSTWDGDSGLVRLWFDSESTVSKFAGGTGISEPVIILGQDQDSLGGRFQARQSFVGMLSNVHMWDYTLSACEIQNYVDDLNFGLGNVLNWRALEFKATGRVLLEDKMLACH; the protein is encoded by the exons ATGAGGAAGCAGCGAGAGTATAAAACGCCCTATTCCTGTTCATTTTCCCTACAACACCCTGAACCCAACGCAAAG ATGGCATTCTTGCTTCTGTTCGTGATGCTGACAGCCTGCGCCGCGAGCCCTCAAG ATCTTTCAGGACAAGTATTCACATTTCCAGAGGAAACTAATACAACTTATGTGAGACTGAATGCGTCCGTCCAGAGTTTCAGTGCTGTGACTGTCTGCCTCAG GTTCATCACTGACCTGAGCAGATCCCACAGCCTTTTCTCTCTGGCCACTCCGTCTGCCGCCAATGCCTTCCAGATCAGGACGGATCCTGTGTCTTCCGGGTTTATCGTGTTCGTCAATAACAGAGTGGTGCGATTCTGGGGGCTGAACTACACGCCCAATCGGTGGCActccatctgctccacctgGGATGGCGACTCCGGCCTGGTGAGGCTCTGGTTTGACAGCGAGTCCACAGTCAGCAAGTTTGCTGGTGGAACCGGCATCAGTGAGCCGGTCATTATTCTCGGACAG gaccaggattcccttGGGGGACGCTTTCAGGCCAGGCAGTCTTTTGTTGGCATGCTGTCCAACGTCCACATGTGGGATTACACACTTTCAGCTTGTGAGATCCAGAACTACGTGGATGATCTGAACTTCGGTCTGGGAAACGTGCTGAACTGGAGGGCGCTGGAGTTCAAGGCCACTGGCAGGGTGCTGCTGGAAGACAAGATGTTGGCCTGTCACTGA
- the LOC115396705 gene encoding serum amyloid P-component-like: MKLLIVLAMLSATAASVEDLSGKMFTFPVQNNRARVRLITNKQEFRAVTVCHRSFTDIKRDHGLFSMSTSGSSNSFLIFWDETNKEMEAHVREQKSEFRGLDYKPNMWHSICTTWDSATGLVQLWFNGRLTIRKYVPVTSAITGSTMIILGQEQDAHGGGFDSKQAFVGMMSDVHMWDYVLSSCEIQSYVDELNFTPGNALNWKALEFEITDKVLVEPKSSICH, from the exons ATGAAGCTGCTCATTGTTCTGGCCATGCTGTCAGCAACAGCTGCAAGTGTTGAAG ATCTCTCGGGGAAAATGTTCACGTTCCCGGTGCAAAACAACCGAGCTCGTGTCAGGCtgataacaaacaaacaagaattCAGAGCTGTGACTGTCTGCCACAG ATCGTTTACAGACATCAAAAGAGACCACGGCCTGTTCTCAATGTCCACCTCTGGGTCGTCCAACTCTTTCCTGATATTCTGGGATGAAACAAATAAGGAGATGGAGGCTCACGTCAGAGAACAGAAGTCAGAGTTCAGGGGACTGGACTACAAACCCAACATGTGGCATTCCATCTGCACCACCTGGGACTCGGCGACCGGACTGGTGCAGTTGTGGTTTAATGGAAGGCTGACAATTCGCAAATATGTGCCCGTCACATCAGCTATTACTGGAAGCACGATGATCATTCTTGGACAG GAGCAGGATGCTCACGGTGGAGGATTTGACAGCAAGCAGGCTTTCGTCGGGATGATGTCGGACGTCCACATGTGGGACTACGTCCTCTCTTCCTGTGAGATTCAGAGCTACGTCGACGAGCTCAACTTCACTCCGGGGAACGCGCTGAACTGGAAGGCGCTGGAGTTCGAGATCACAGACAAAGTCCTGGTGGAACCGAAATCCTCCATCTGTCACTGA